The Bradyrhizobium betae genomic interval ATGTCGCCGAGCCAGTGGATGATGACGGGCTCGCGGACCTGCGACAGCACGCGATCGTAGACCTTGGCGTAGTCATCGGCGTTGCGGCCGAGTTTTGCGAGCGCGCGCGACGCCATCAGGATGATGCGGCCGCCGACCTTCTCGACCGCCGAGATCTGCTCCTCATAGGCGCGGATCACGTCGTCGAGGCTTCTGGCGTCCTCGACGGCCAGGTGATCGGTGCCGGCCCCCGAGAACACCAGCGCGTTGCGTCGCTTGGCGGCACCGACCGAGCGCGTGATCAGGTCCAGCGAGGTCGGCCAGTCCAGGCCCATGCCGCGCTGCGCGGTGTCCATGGCTTCGGCAACACCGAGGCCGAGGTCCCAGACGTGTTCACGGAAGGCGATGGTCTTGTCCCAGTCGACGGCGGCGGAGAGCCAGGGATCGTTGTCGGCGAAGGGATCGACCACCGTGTGCACGGCCGAGAACGCGATGCGGTTCAACGGGCCTTCGAGCTTTTCGGGGAACGTGCGCGACGCCGCGAGCCGGTAAGTCTCGATCGAGCGATCGGCCTTCGGCAGCTTGAGCGACAAGGAGGACATCGGCAGGACGGGTTTGTTCATGTGCCCCTCCTCAGACCTTGATCGGGGCGACGTCGATCCAGCGCCGTTCCTTCCAGCTCTTCAGCGCGCATTCGGCGAGCTGCACGCCCTTGACGCCTTCGAGCAGCGTGAACTTGTAGGGCGCATCCTCGTAAACGTGGCGGATGAACATCTCCCACTGCTCCTTGAAACCGTTGTCGTAGGTGACGTTGTCCGGCAGCTTCTGCCAGTCGCCGTAGAAATCATGCAACCGCTTCTCATCGGGATTCCACACCGGCCTCGGGGTTGCCTGCCGCGCCTGGATCATGCAGTCGGTGAGGCCTGCGACCGCCGAGCCATGGGTGCCGTCGACCTGGAAGGTGACGAGATCATCGCGATAGACGCGGGTGACCCAGGACATGTTGATGTGGGCGATGACGCCACCTTCGAGCTGGAAGGTCGCGTAGGCGGAATCGTCGGCGGTCGCCTTGTACTTCCTGCCCTGCTCGTCGAAGCGCTCGGGAATGTCGGTGTTGCCGATACAGACCACGCTCTGGACGTTGCCGAAGAGATTGTCGAGCACGTAGCGCCAGTGGCAGACCATGTCCAGGATGATGCCGCCGCCGTCCTCGTCGCGATAATTCCAGGATGGCCGCTGCGCTTCCTGCCAGCCGCCTTCGAACACCCAATAGCCGAACTCGCCGCGCACCGAGAGGATGCGGCCGAAGAAACCGGAATCGCGCAGGAAGGCGATCTTCTTCAGGCCGGGCAAGAACAGCTTGTCCTGCACCGTGCCGTGCTTGACGCCCTTGGCGTTGGCGAGCTTGACGACTTCGAGCGCCTCCTCGAAGTTCGTCGCGATCGGCTTTTCGCAATAGACATGCTTGCCGGCATTGATGGCCTGGGTCAGCAGACCGGGCCGGGCCTGCGTGGTCGCCGCATCGAAGAACATGGTGTCGTTCTTGTCGGCGAGCGCGGCGTCGAGATCGGTGATCCAGCGCGTGATGTTGTAGCGCCTGGCGAGTGCCTCGACCTTCTCGGCGCTGCGGCCGACCAGGATCGGATCGGGCATGACGCGGTCGCCGTTCTTCAAGCGGACGCCGCCCTGCTCGCGGATCGCGACGATCGAGCGGATCAGATGCTGATTGAGCCCCATGCGGCCGGTGACGCCGTTCATGATGAGGCCGAGGCGTTGCGTTGTCATGCCAATTGCTCCTGAAGTGATCCTGGCTGTTCGAGCGGGCGCAATGCCGACCAGTCCGGATGGACAGACGTCGCAAAGCCCGCAGCATGAAGCGATCCCGTCAGGAGATCGCCGTCGTGAATGTTGAGCCGGACGCCCTGTCCGGCATCGGCATAGAGATCGGGATGCGCGGCTGCGAAGCCCTGCGCCTCGGCGGCAGGCGTCTCGCCAAAGCCGTCGACATAGTGATGGCCGTTGCGTTCGGCATGGGTGATGCCGAGAAAGGCGCCGAGCGCGAGATCCTGCTGCACCGCAAGGCCGGCCTGGCAGGTCAGGTCCTCGCCGGTCACGAAGAACCGCGCGCCGCCCGCGCTCCATTTCGCCGCGCGCGTCGCGTTGACGATGGACTTGTAGAGCCCCTTGCACGATTTCGACGAGATGCCGCTATAGCCGAGCGCCCGCGCCGACGGGAACGCGTCGTAGGAATCGTCGGCTTCGTCGATGATGAAGCCGCGCGCGGCCAGCGAGCCGAGCGGGGATTGCCGGGTGATGTCGCGCGGCATCGGCTGTTCGACATAGAGCAGACGCGACGCGATCGGTCGCAATGCGGTATCATGATCGAGCCGATCCATCAGCGCGTGCAGTCCGGCGAGATCGGCGTATTGCTCGTTCGCATCGAGCGTCACCTTGGTGGCGCGTCCGATCGCATCGAGCTCCCGGCCGATGCGCGCCAGCCGCGCCGCATCGTGAGCGGGATCGCCCGCCAGCTTCAGCTTGAAATATTTCGCACCGGCGTTCTCGTGCGCATCCGCAACACCGCCCTCGCCTTCGACGGTATCGTCGAGGCCGACGGTATGCCTGATCGCAACGCGCGGCAGCGGCTTTCGACCTGAGAGGAACTGGGCGATATCCGCGTCCATCAGGTCGGGCGACAGTCGCGCATCGATGCCGGCGACATTCCCGGCCATGCCATCGAAGAAATTGGTCTCCACGGCGCGCAGCAGCGCGTCGAGGATCGCCTTGTCGATCTCCGCCGGACCATAGGCTGCGGCAAGCGACGGGATGTTCTTCTTCGCGCAGGTCGCAACCTGGGCACCGATGCAGGATGCATGCAGGTCGAACGCCGTGAGGAATCCGTTCCGCGCCAGATAAAGACCGCGCGCGATCGCCAGCGAGCGGCGCAGGCCGTCGACCGTCTGTGCCGGCGACAGCTCCGGCCGCTTGTCGAACCATTTCGGCACCAGCAGCTCGGCGCTGGCGCCGACGGCGGTGCCCCGCCCCTCGACCTCGATCTCGACCCGCACGAACAGCTGCGGCGTCGCGTTGATGGTAACCGCGCCAAAGCGGAACGGCCGCGCGAAATGCACCGGGCGTTCGAAGAAGGCAATGTCTCGCAGCTTCAGGCGGGGGCCATGGTGTTAGTCCAATGCACCTTGCGAGAAGAAATGCTTGCGGATGCGTTGCACGAGCTCGGTGAAGACGGGGTCGGCCATCACGTCGAGCGAACGCGGGCGCGGCAGCGGCACGTCGTAGATCGCCGCGACCGCACCGGGACGTTCCGTCATCACCAGCACGCGGTCGGCGAGGAACACGGCCTCGGGGATCGAATGTGTGATCAGCAGCACCGTCTTCCTGGTCTCGCGCTGTATCCGCATCAGCTCGACATTCATGCGCTCGCGCGTCAGCGCGTCGAGCGCGCCGAACGGCTCGTCCATCAGCATGATTTTGGGATCGTGCACCAGCGCGCGGCAAATCGAAGCTCGCTGCTGCATGCCACCGGACAACTGCCAGGGCAGCTTGTTCTCAAAACCATCGAGCCCGACCATCTTCAACAGCGCCTTGGCGCGATCGAGATATTTTTGCCGCGGCAGCCGCTTCATGTCGATCGGCAGCATCACGTTGGACAGGATGTTGCGCCACGGCAGCAGCAATGCGTTCTGGAACACGATGCCGACATTGCCGTGCGGCGTCGTCACCTTCTCACCCTCGACCAGGATCTCGCCCGTGCTCGGCGGCAGCAGTCCCGAAATCAGCTTGAGCAGGGTGGACTTGCCGCAGCCGCTGGGGCCGACCACGACGAAGAACTCGCCGTCGTTGATGTGGAAGTCGAGCGGCCGCAGCGACGGCACATCTCCGTCGCGCGTCCGGTAGGTCTTGGAAACGCCCGACAGCTTGATGCCCGACGCGTCGTTGCCGGCCCGGTCGCGCACCAGTCTCAGATGCGCGGCCGGCTGCATGTCGATTGGTCTGGTCGCAGGGTTCATCGCGGCTCTCTCCCCACGTCGTCCCTGCGAACGCAGGGACCCATACGCCGTGCCGGCGCGTTGGAGTACGCGGCTAGAGACCTTCCCGAACAATCAAGGCCGGTGGTTATGGGTCCCTGCGTTCGCAGGGACGACGGCGAATATTTGTCGCTCACGAGCCACTCTTCGGCAGGTAGTCGTTGGTGTAGAACGCCTTCGGGTTGTCCTTGGCCTTGGCGTCCAGCCCGCCATATTCGACCATCAAATTGACGCTGTCGGTCATGTTCTGGTCGGTGACCTGGAACGGGCGCTTGCTCTTGGTCTCGGGCGTCCGGTAGAGCGGAATGGTCAGCTCAAAGCCCTGCGTCAGCGTGTCGATCTTGCCGCCCTTGGGGTTGGCATCGAGGATCGACTGCGCCGCGGCCTTCGGCTCCTTCTCGGCGGCCTCGACCGACTTGGTCGTCGCCGACATGAAGCGGCGGACGAGGTCGGCATTGGCCTTCACGTAATCCGAGTTGGCGATGATGCCCGAGGAGACCATGTTGATGCCGTAGTCGGAGAACTTGATCGGGAACACGTCCTTGCCGGTGGCGTCCTTGATCTTCATCGACTGGTCCATGACGTAGCCGAGCAGCAGATCGGCCTGGCCGTTGATGACCGCGTTGAGCTTGGTCTGGCCGTCACCGGCGACGGTCTGGAAATCGCTTTCCTTCAGGCCGGTCTTCTTCAGGAACAGCGGCCAGATCTGGGTCATGGAATCGGCCGGCGTGATCGCCACCGTCTTGCCCTTGATGTCCTCGGGCTTTTTGATGTTCTTGTCGGCGAAGCCCATGGCGGACATCGGGCTGGTCTGGAGCAGCACGCCGGTCGCAACCACAGGCGCGCCCTTGATCGCTGCGCGCATCATGGTGGGAACGTCGACATAGCCGAAGTCCGCGGTCTTGGCGGCAACGGCCTGCGTGGTCGCCGCCGAGCCGCGGCCTTCCTGGATCTCGAGGTCGATGCCTTCGGCGGCATAGATGCCCTTGGCCTTGCCGTAATAGAACGGCGCGTGCTCGCCATAGACGTACCAGTTGAGCATCAGCACGACCTTGTCGGCGGCTTGCGCCGGCATGGCCGCGAACACCATCAGCGCCGTCGAGACAGCTCCAATCCACCGCTTCATCGTCACTCTCCCTTTGTCGTTATGTCTCGGTCGTTGGTGGCCGTTGCTTAAATTAAGATGCGAAAATCACGTCTTCGCGCTGGCTGACATGCCAGGGAATGACCAGCTTCTCGATCCGGTCCACGATCCAGAACAGGATCACGCCGAGCAGCGCCAGGATGACGAGCGCCGCGAACATGGTCGGCAGGTCGAACGTGCCGATCGAGCGCTGCATGACGTAGCCGATGCCGGAATTGGAGCCGACGAACTCGCCGACGACGGCACCGACCACGGCGAGTGTCACCGACACCTTGAGGCCGGAGAAGATCGCCGGCAGCGCATGCGGCAGGTTCACCGCGAGGAAAACCCGGAACCGGCTGCCCTGCATGGCGCGGGCGAGATCGACCATGTCAGGGTCGACCGATTTGAAGCCCTGTACGGCCGAGACCACCACCGGGAAAAAGCCGAGCAGGAACGCCGATATGACCTTTGGGATAATGCCGAAGCCGAACCAGACCACGAACAGCGGCGCAATCGCGATCTTTGGCACGGACTGCGAGAATACCAGCAGCGGATAGACGTAACTCTCCACCGTCTTCGAACCCGCAATCAGCATCGCGACGGGAATGCCGAACAGCGCCGACAGCAGGAAGCCGCAGACGGTCGCGTAGGTGGTCGGCCAGGACTGACGCAGCAGTTCCGGCCATTCGGTGCGGAGCACGGTGACGACGTCGGCCGGCGCCGGGATCTGGTAGGCGGGAATCCTGAACACACGGATCGCGAGATCCCAGGCCACCACGATGAAGACCAGAAACAAGAACGGCCGGATCCAGGCCGCATTCAGCATCTTGGACACCGCGCCTTGCGGCTTCACTTCAGCCACGTCTCACTCCCGGCATTCTTGTTCTTCGGGGGAGAAATTAACCCGTTGGATAAATACTGTCCAGAGGATTCCCTGTGACGTTTTGTGCCGGTTCCGGTTGGCGAAAGGCATGATGGCGGTGTGGCAGGATCGCCGCGCCCCACCCCCGCTGTCATTCCCCGCGAAAGCGGGGAATCCAGTACGCCGCAGCTTCCCCGAATTTCACCGGCGTCTCTGGAATACTGGATCGCCCGATCAAGTCGGGCGATGACAGCGGAGATTGAGGGGACAGTGTCGTAGCCCGGATGGAGCGAAGCGAAATCCGGGCTACGGACTAAACCACCTGCGCCACCGCGGCTCGCGGCTTCGGAGCCTTCGCGATCTCCAGCAGCTCCGACGACCGCCCCGTCAGCGCGGCCAGCACCAGGCCGGCCATGTGCGCCAGACGCTCGTCCTTGGCTTTCTTGTCCAGGAGGTCGCGACCGAAGATCACGCTGAGCGTGGCCGAGTTGGAGAGATAGAAGAAGCTGAGCGCCGCGATCGAGATGTAGAGCTGAACCGGATCGACCGCGACCTGGAAGTCGCCGCTCTCGACGCCGCGCCGCACCACGGTGCGGATCATCTCGACGAACGGCGAGTGCATCGACTTGACCTTGGCCGAGCGCTTCAAATGCTTTGCGCGCGCGAGGTTCTCGGTCTGGAGCAGCGACAGGAATTCCGGGTTGCGGAGAAAGTAATTCCAGGTGAACTCGATCAGGCGCCGGATCGCCTTGGGCGGATCGAGATGCTCGAGGTCGAGACCCCGCTCCTCGCTGCGGATCTTGTCGTAGGCGCCTTCGAGCACCGCCAGATAGAGCTCGTCCTTGTTGCCGACGTGATAATACAGCATGCGCTTGTTGGCGCCGGCCTTGGCGGCGATGCGATCGACCCGCGCACCGGCGAGCCCGTGGGTCGAAAACTCCTGCTTGGCGGCTTCGAGAATTCGCAGCCGCATCCCCTCGGGGTCACGCTGCCATTTCAGAGTTCGCTTTGCCGTTGCCTTCGCCAATCGGGTGCTCGCTGGAGTGCTGGTAACACGCGTGTATCACGCGGGCGGGCGTTTGAGAACGATCTCGTACCCCGGACGCAGCGCAGCGCTCTTCAGCGGTGCGCTGCAGAGCCGGGGCCCATCTCTCAGAGTGAGAGGTCGCAGCCTTCTGGGTCCCGGCTCCGCGCAGCAGCGCTACGCGCCGCAGCGCGTCCGGGACACGACACTTTATGTGCCTTCACTCCGCCGGCTTCGGCGAGCGCTCCAGCAGCACAGTCTGGATGCCGCAGGTGCCGCTCCGCACCGTCATGATCCGCGTGCCGGGCTTGCGGCCGTTGCGCACTTCGGTGACGTCGAGGCCGGCGGCGATCAGGCGGGCGCGGGTGGC includes:
- a CDS encoding ABC transporter permease, producing MAEVKPQGAVSKMLNAAWIRPFLFLVFIVVAWDLAIRVFRIPAYQIPAPADVVTVLRTEWPELLRQSWPTTYATVCGFLLSALFGIPVAMLIAGSKTVESYVYPLLVFSQSVPKIAIAPLFVVWFGFGIIPKVISAFLLGFFPVVVSAVQGFKSVDPDMVDLARAMQGSRFRVFLAVNLPHALPAIFSGLKVSVTLAVVGAVVGEFVGSNSGIGYVMQRSIGTFDLPTMFAALVILALLGVILFWIVDRIEKLVIPWHVSQREDVIFAS
- a CDS encoding ABC transporter substrate-binding protein, which produces MKRWIGAVSTALMVFAAMPAQAADKVVLMLNWYVYGEHAPFYYGKAKGIYAAEGIDLEIQEGRGSAATTQAVAAKTADFGYVDVPTMMRAAIKGAPVVATGVLLQTSPMSAMGFADKNIKKPEDIKGKTVAITPADSMTQIWPLFLKKTGLKESDFQTVAGDGQTKLNAVINGQADLLLGYVMDQSMKIKDATGKDVFPIKFSDYGINMVSSGIIANSDYVKANADLVRRFMSATTKSVEAAEKEPKAAAQSILDANPKGGKIDTLTQGFELTIPLYRTPETKSKRPFQVTDQNMTDSVNLMVEYGGLDAKAKDNPKAFYTNDYLPKSGS
- a CDS encoding ABC transporter ATP-binding protein, which produces MNPATRPIDMQPAAHLRLVRDRAGNDASGIKLSGVSKTYRTRDGDVPSLRPLDFHINDGEFFVVVGPSGCGKSTLLKLISGLLPPSTGEILVEGEKVTTPHGNVGIVFQNALLLPWRNILSNVMLPIDMKRLPRQKYLDRAKALLKMVGLDGFENKLPWQLSGGMQQRASICRALVHDPKIMLMDEPFGALDALTRERMNVELMRIQRETRKTVLLITHSIPEAVFLADRVLVMTERPGAVAAIYDVPLPRPRSLDVMADPVFTELVQRIRKHFFSQGALD
- a CDS encoding TetR/AcrR family transcriptional regulator → MRLRILEAAKQEFSTHGLAGARVDRIAAKAGANKRMLYYHVGNKDELYLAVLEGAYDKIRSEERGLDLEHLDPPKAIRRLIEFTWNYFLRNPEFLSLLQTENLARAKHLKRSAKVKSMHSPFVEMIRTVVRRGVESGDFQVAVDPVQLYISIAALSFFYLSNSATLSVIFGRDLLDKKAKDERLAHMAGLVLAALTGRSSELLEIAKAPKPRAAVAQVV
- a CDS encoding Gfo/Idh/MocA family protein, coding for MTTQRLGLIMNGVTGRMGLNQHLIRSIVAIREQGGVRLKNGDRVMPDPILVGRSAEKVEALARRYNITRWITDLDAALADKNDTMFFDAATTQARPGLLTQAINAGKHVYCEKPIATNFEEALEVVKLANAKGVKHGTVQDKLFLPGLKKIAFLRDSGFFGRILSVRGEFGYWVFEGGWQEAQRPSWNYRDEDGGGIILDMVCHWRYVLDNLFGNVQSVVCIGNTDIPERFDEQGRKYKATADDSAYATFQLEGGVIAHINMSWVTRVYRDDLVTFQVDGTHGSAVAGLTDCMIQARQATPRPVWNPDEKRLHDFYGDWQKLPDNVTYDNGFKEQWEMFIRHVYEDAPYKFTLLEGVKGVQLAECALKSWKERRWIDVAPIKV
- a CDS encoding dihydrodipicolinate synthase family protein; amino-acid sequence: MNKPVLPMSSLSLKLPKADRSIETYRLAASRTFPEKLEGPLNRIAFSAVHTVVDPFADNDPWLSAAVDWDKTIAFREHVWDLGLGVAEAMDTAQRGMGLDWPTSLDLITRSVGAAKRRNALVFSGAGTDHLAVEDARSLDDVIRAYEEQISAVEKVGGRIILMASRALAKLGRNADDYAKVYDRVLSQVREPVIIHWLGDMFDPALTGYWGTRDLDKAMDTAVAIINANAAKVDGVKVSLLDKQREIDMRRRLDKRIRMYTGDDFNYAELIAGDEQGFSHALLGIFDAIAPAASYALSRLAAGDEAGFHDVLGPTVPLSRHIFKAPTRFYKTGVVFMAYLNGHQDHFTMVGGQESTRSMLHLAELFRLADRAGLLANPELATRRMKIVLASHGIES